ATTTCTAATTTGTGAGCTGTTTAACCGGTCCAAGAGAGCCTCCCTGATGTGGGGAACATGGTAAAGATGAGCGTGACCTGATGAATCAGTGAGACAGCTTTGATGGCTATGATGAGCTTGGTCATGCCTGTTCCCGATGATTAGAAAAGCATACAGAAAAGATGGATCAGCGTCTATCCGTTTTGACTCTTCCGGCGTGAATATAAGATGCTGCCATGATGGCAGTAAGCTGCGTCGTTACGTGTCGTGAAGTGGTGGCAGGCAGTGCGTAAAGCTGCAGGTGAATTCCAGAAAAAAAGCGGATAGGGTCAGGGGATGGGAATCTTCAATAAACATTTCCGCAACTATCTGCTCTATCTCTGGCCGCTGCCGCTGATTTTTGTGCTCGGGCAGTTGGTGATGCGGGTCAATGGTAACGCCTCGGATCTGGGCATCTCTTTTGTCTTGTCACTACTCGATATTTCAGTGTTTACCGTACTCTTTTGTGGTGCCGCATGGTGGTCCTTTCAGCCACTGAAAACATTCCTTATCTCGCGTGATAACCCGGAAAAACATCGGCGTCTGATCGAATCGGTGATGGCCGATTTTCCCTGGCGAACACTCAAAGCCTATACGATAGCCGGCTGGATTTTTGCCTTTTATCTGATCATTGTGATCAGTTCAGTGGCATTGATGGGAGAGCACCTCTTCACATGGCGGATGTTTCTCGCCCTGACCCTGAATTTTAGTTTCGGTGCCGGTGTGCTGGCTCCGGCCCTGGCAGTTGCAAGTTCGGTTGTTTACAGCACGCGCCTGCGGGCAAAGTTTGCCCATCAGGGTTTGTTTGTCTCTGAATTGGGCAGTGAACATGTGGAGCGCTATCTCACCTCATCGCAATATCGACCCTGGCTTGTTTTTCTGGTCACCGGCTTTATTCCAACGCTGATTCTCGGCCTGTTTGTTTATCTCTCGCAGGAGGGGCAGGTCGCGGAGGAACATTTCATTCTCGCCCAGGCGATGGTTCTGCTGGCCATGAGCATCACTGCCGGTGTGATTCTTGTTGGTTTTATCAGCCATATTCTCAAGCAGGTGACGCTGTCACTGAAAACCGGCCTTCATCACCTGACTGAAGGCCAGTTTAGCGGGCGGGTGCCGGTACTGCTCGATGATGAGTTTGGTGAGCTGGCCAGAGGTTTGAATACCGCCATGCTTGGTCTGCAGGAGCGTGAGGATCTGAAAGATTCACTGGCCATTGCAGCAGAGATTCAGCAGGGATTGCTACCCAAACATGCACCGGTTATTCCATATTACAAGCTGGAGGGGTTTCAGCAGACCTGTTATTCGGTCGGTGGCGACTATTTCGATTACATCGAGCTTGAGGATGGGCGTGTATGGCTGATGGTGGCTGATGTGTCCGGTAAGGGTTATCCGGCGGCATTGACCATGGCCAACCTGCAGGCGATGTTGCGCGGTCTGGCGGCTGTGGACTGGCCGATTGAGGTGGCAGCCAACTATCTCAATGAGACGCTCTGTGACTCCATGGCTGCCGGTCGTTTTGTGACCCTGTTTATGGGTAAATTGCAGCCCGAGACCCATTCGCTGGTCTGGATGAATGCCGGACATGTGCCGCCACTGCTGGCCAATGCTGAGGGAATCAGGCCGCTTGAGGCCTCTTCACCACCGCTGGGTTTGATGAAAGGCATCACCTATGAGGTAGTGCGAACCGAGCTTGAGCCGGGAGATACTTTGCTGGCCTATACCGATGGTGTCACCGAAACATCCAGTCGGCTTGGCAAAGAGATGTTTGGCGAGGCCCGGTTGAGGACGTGGTTAGCGGATCATCTGGAAGAACCGCTTGATCACTATCCAACCATGCTGTTGGATGAGTTAAACGAATATGGACGCAATGAGCAGGATGACGATTTGACCATCTTGTGCGTTAGACGGGAGAAGTGAT
The DNA window shown above is from Mariprofundus sp. NF and carries:
- a CDS encoding PP2C family protein-serine/threonine phosphatase; the protein is MGIFNKHFRNYLLYLWPLPLIFVLGQLVMRVNGNASDLGISFVLSLLDISVFTVLFCGAAWWSFQPLKTFLISRDNPEKHRRLIESVMADFPWRTLKAYTIAGWIFAFYLIIVISSVALMGEHLFTWRMFLALTLNFSFGAGVLAPALAVASSVVYSTRLRAKFAHQGLFVSELGSEHVERYLTSSQYRPWLVFLVTGFIPTLILGLFVYLSQEGQVAEEHFILAQAMVLLAMSITAGVILVGFISHILKQVTLSLKTGLHHLTEGQFSGRVPVLLDDEFGELARGLNTAMLGLQEREDLKDSLAIAAEIQQGLLPKHAPVIPYYKLEGFQQTCYSVGGDYFDYIELEDGRVWLMVADVSGKGYPAALTMANLQAMLRGLAAVDWPIEVAANYLNETLCDSMAAGRFVTLFMGKLQPETHSLVWMNAGHVPPLLANAEGIRPLEASSPPLGLMKGITYEVVRTELEPGDTLLAYTDGVTETSSRLGKEMFGEARLRTWLADHLEEPLDHYPTMLLDELNEYGRNEQDDDLTILCVRREK